The nucleotide window tttttgttttggtaTATGCAAGAcgtctttaaaatttttcctaatttatttaaaaaagataaataaataatatttaatttgttatttttaaaaacaaattaaataatttaagtaccacaataaaaaatatgatagaattttttttatttttcataaactTTAAATGGTTTATTGCATTGATAACTCCAAAATAGAATGAATAGGCAATTATTAGCTTCAACTAATATATATTagattgattgataattaataaaatttattatttttaattaatatgtgattaatattttaaaatttaaattttaattttaataatataaaagtaaaataatttttaatattaataaaaatgttaactTTTTAACATTTTTCTTAATTGATATAAGGAGAAAAacaaatattgaaaattaattctgtataaaataaaaaaataaatgatagtgagacttttttaaaatttaatcagagacttataatttttaaataagtttataACATTACATATTTCAATAATCCTTGATCCTTCTACATTCAACTACAAATTTTCCTAACAAATTCTTTGCCaagtcaaaagtaaaaaattttcaaatggaCGGTTCGTTACTCTTGAGCGCTCGCACTATGCAATATGGATGTTTGAATCATCTGCAACGGCGCCGTTTCCTATAGGGTtattcgttcttcttcttccacgaCACCATCAACTGTTAGGGCTTTCTACCTTTTACTGCCTTtgattctctctttttttcgttCCTAAAAGCACCGTCTCTTCTATAATTCCGAATATGAGGAAGTGCAGCTTTTACGACACCCTTTCGCGACGAAACCCGACGATCCGGTTCGAGCCGGTTAGAAGAACCGGACCGGTTGAGGGTCGTTAGTCCGGTCCGAAGGACTGACTATGAAGACGGTCGATCAGACCACCGCCGCCGTTCAAATAACGTTGACTTTGCGCCGTACACTGACGGTGCGGTGTCGTCGAAGTTTCAGTGGGATAACCTCCTGGAAGCGAAGCAGCTCGAAAACGCAACGTCGTCGTCGAGCGGTTTCGTTTACCGGTTTTCGGGTTCAGGTCCCATGGGCCCCACTGGGCCCCCGAGAAGTTATGGCGGTTTCGTTTCGCAGCAGAGGGAAAATGGAGGGGTTCATCTTCCTCCCAGGCATTGCGAGCATCAACAAGTTGGGTATGGACTCTCCGTTTCACAGCCATATACGTCTGCATTAACTCCATCGCCACCACCATCACTGTTTGGTGGGCAATTAGGGTTGCTTAGAAGCGTAGGGATTGGAACAGATGGGGATTTTGAGCACGTGCATGTTCAAATTCCGAAACCAAACTCTGTTAAGGTTTCCAATAATAATACGCACTGTTCCATTATGAACAGGGTCTTGCAAAGGAGAGAGAGGAGTGATGGGGTTCCATGTTCTAATAATGGAGGGTTTATGTCTTCGCGGTTTCAGAGACCCAGCATTGTGGATTCCATTGTGGAGAAAATTGATGGCGCCCTAGGTAATATAGACTCCTTAAGAAAAGGAACACCTTGGAAGGAGGAGGTGAAGGATGCTGAACAACACTTTGTTGAGCCATTGTGTTGCAGCAAGCATGTGGTTCCCGAGTATGGCACAGAAGATGGACATAGAGACAGCGAAGAAGGTTGGAGCTTAAGAGCGTATGAGAAAAATGCTTATACTTATTCAGATTATCAAGGTAATTGCAAGGTTTTACCTGTGCTTGATCATGACCAATATGTATATAAGCATGGAGGTGTTTTAGATGATAAACTTATGAAAACAGAGGTAGAGATGTTTGATTTGGGGTATGGACATGGTGGTAAAACATTTGAGAATCAAATTTGGAATGCTTTCCCTGCTGCGTCACCTCATTGTCACAAGCGACCACAGAAATCTAGTTATTCGACAGAACCTGAGGAGAGGACcccaaggaagaaagaaattatCATTCAAAAAATCGTGACGAAGAGGTTGAGAGATACTAGTGGTAGGATGATTCACCTCCCAAGTTCCCTGGGTTCTTGTCACAGGAACGTCCATGCCCGCTTAGGCCGTCGAGTTCTTGCTGAAGAAGAACCTTGTGAAGCTGTCAAACGTATTAAAAAGAAGGAACTAAAGAGAAATTTGTGTGAACTTTCCAGAAGTGTCCCCGGCTCTGATCCTTCAGAATCAGAGGTTAAGGAAACATCCAAACATTCCAAGAGGTCAAAGAGTGAGCCACCTGAAGATTCTAAGGAGTTCAAGCAACTTGTGCAGAATGCGTTTTTTAAATTTGTCAGACTTCTGAATGAGAATCCATCACAGCGAAGAAAATACATAGACCGTGGGGGAGTTGATACTCTAAGGTGCACCTTATGCGGCAGGTCTGTGTTATCTTCTGCATAATGTGTCTCCAGAAGGGGgcatatttatgttttttttttcaatgctgATCAATAAGTATTTGATTACAGGTTTCAAGGTAGGAATTCTTTAAGCTTAGTTTTAGTATACATTAGAATTTGTATATTCACATATTTTAGAATCTAACTTAGGTGTGATGTATAGGAGCTTCCAAGTGAAGTAGGGAACTATATTCTTTCAGGGTTAATATATGAGACTAGAGATTAGGACTTCCACTGAAAAGTCAATATGGGGGAACCATTCATCTTGAAGCTCTCACTCCTACCTCTCCAATGACCAATAAGAATAGTTTCTTGATGAACATTTGCAATGTTTAATTAAGACAATACCTTCCCGTTTCATCCTTTTTGCCTTGTCCGATCCTCTGAAAATCCTCTAGGCCAAgcttttaaacttttatttttgggtGGCGAACAGGGGAAGTGCGTTTCTCATTAGTGTATTCCCTTGCAGTTTTTAGTGTGGAGAAGACACTAAAAAGAATCTGAATTTGATGTAGGAGTTAAGTTAAAAAATCATCACCTTCACCTTGAATGGTGGTCTACTTGGGTTTGAAAATAGATACAGTCATCATCGTGTTATCTAGGAATTAGAATGCCCTCCTACTCTTTGCATGAGATGATAAGAATAGGCAACTAGTGTCTCCATCCTCTTAAATTTTTGTGGGAGCTTCCGTGGTAAATATGGTTGATCATGTGAGATGTTTGATGTAAGTTATTGACATGCATTTAAAAATCACTGCATTGCTTTCTTTACTGCCTTATGAGTGTATAGCATTTAATGTGCCATCAAATGGGTTTGAATTggcttaattagttaataattaccTCTATGTGCTTATATCATTATACCAGCAAGTCGAAGGAGTTTGCCAACACACACAGCCTTGCAATGCATGCTTTCAACTCAACCAAGGCTCGGCATAGAGCTGAACATTTGGGTTTTCACAAGGCACTTTGTGTACTTTTAGGATGGCGCGATACACCAGCATCGGATGGATTGTGGGTCCGGCAGGCTCTGCCTGCTTCTGAagcatcaaatttgaaaaatgatttaatcaTATGGCCCCCAGTTGTTTTGATTCACAACAGTTCTGTTACAAATAGTAATCCTGATAAAAGGGTGATCATAAGTATTGAAGGGTTGGAGGCTATTCTTAATGGTGAGTTATGTAGTCTTTTATCCTCTTGTCTTGTGTATTGCCCTTATGCCAGACCCATTTCCAATCTTACCATGTATTTTGACTTGTGTAGCATTTTCTGATTTGTTGAGTTTTACTATTTGTTGTGTTGTTTCTTCTGTGtcaattttttctgattttgaagGTATGGGATTTGGTGGGGGAAAGACAAAAGTGTCCCGAGGGAAACCTGCAAATTACAGCATCTTGGTAGTGACCTTCAATGCCACATTTTCTGGATTGCAAGAAGCAGAAAGGCTTCACAAGTTTTATTCTGACAAGCGTCATGGTAGGGCGGAGTTCCAACAAATTGATGATGAGGGAACACAAGGTACACACAGCACAAACTTACATAAGGAGAATGTTTTGTATGGTTATCTAGGCAATGCTGAAGATCTCGATAAGCTTGACTTTGAAAGTAAAAAACACTCTGTCGTGAAGAGCAAGAAGGACATCcaagccattgttgatgatacTCTCAAAGCTTCGTGATCGAAAATTTGAGATCTTTCTTTAGGAGTTAGGAAGATGGTGGGCATTGTGCTGTCCGTTTCCAGTTTTGGATTTTGCACGGTCAACACTCAACAGCATTGGTTAACTAGTTTACTTTTCCAACTTTGTTTTAGAAGTTTTGGTATGCAAATTTATACTTTAGTTTCTCGTAGGATTTCAAGTTAGtctctagaaaactaaataTGCTTTAGTAATtcaaagatttttatttttataatttcatttcttgaaaattaacttaaatatatacattttaatttttgaaaaaaaaaatattttcaagaaGTGATTTTTTAAGGTGTATATGTTGAATCATTGAGTACTTGAAGTGTTAAAATGGAAGTCTTTTTGAAATTTAAGTGCCCTATTGCTCTTTAGTTCCCTTTTTTCCACCTTGCATTGGGTTTCTGATTCACTGTGATGACTAAGTTTATTTATGTAGAGACCATAGAAGTGTATAAGATTCATGAGTGTttcttatttatgattttaattcttGGATTGAATGTTATGATACTTTTTGCATGTTAATATATTTGtcaactataaaaaaattaaaattttaattttccatGTTACATCACTCTAATCCAATATTAATGTTTTACACTAACATTTACatcatattaaaattagttccgCCTATTTTACATGTCAACTTATCTTTAATTAATCTTTCTAGTAATACATTTAATTTAATAGTTTGATAATAGAATGACGAACATGACATGTACTTTtaaagtttatttattatttttgaaaatttttaatttaaaaaggcttatcattaatttttgtgAAAAAGAAAGTTCAACTTTTAAGAATAATTTCTCTAGAGACATTGTGCATTTGTGGCCCTATCTCACCACTCAAAACGGGCAAAGATACCTATAACTGATGAATTTTCAATAATGAAATCTTCAAGCTTATTCTGTTTTTGCAAAATTTAATAGTGCTTCCAACTTTCATGTAACTATGCaacatgaaatatttttaaaaggacGCTATAAATAAGCTCACATATCCAAGCtttctaataatttaattatctcaacattatgaataatttattttcattataaaaAATCCATATAATAATGGTTCTAACAATCAAAGACTAAAGCTTATGACAAGATGTTATACAAACCAAACATGGAGAAGCATAAATTGAACCTTCTGGTGATGATACACCAAAGCATTAAAACAGAAACATGCAGTTGAAGTCACCAATCTGATACATCAAATCAAACAAactaattattttcattcaggTCTAAATTTCCGTGGGTGATATGCAAACTAATAAGGTAGCAAGCATAAAAGCAAAGAAAATGGCACAAGTTGACGACAGTTTGAGGTTTGTGCCACAAAACAGCCACTTCTTCCATCCGAACTTGCCAAATCATTCTTTCTTTCCTATCCCATGCGACATGTTATAGATCCCTCGTCCCTGAAAAAAAGCGACGTACCTCAGAAAATGAGAGAAGACTTGCTGAACATGTTCAATCATGTAAGCTTTTCAGTAAAATAACCAACTTACGATCATGTACAATGAAGTTGCTGCCAAAGCAACTGGGATTGCAACAGATGTAATCTTATCATATGGTCCCTTCAAGTACGTATGTTTATGGATATTCTGGAAATACTTTTGCTTCTCAACAAGCTTCTCTCGTGGTCTGAAAGGTGGTTCCGACATCCTGCGTAACATAATGAACAACAATCTCAAATGCTTTTCCAAAAGAAGGGGGGGATTTGTGAAGAATAAAGGGCACTATCCAAAGAGAAATACTTGAAGCCAAATCAGGCATGAAACacaagcaaaaaataaaatacagatTAAAAGCCACAATACAGTGAATATAACTATTGAACTATCCACACAACCCACCAATAATTTCTATCAACTAAAGTGCCTACTTTCAACAATACATGGTTGTTTCAATTTAATTAACATAACTGCACCCCCAATCAAATTCTAGCATTTCAAACTTGTGATGGTTTCgtagtaaaataaatatcatCCCTCAAGTTAAATAGTAGGAACAGAACAAACCACCCCTAAACCAAACTGCATTCCgaatacaataatttttttccctAGTACCTTGTTAGGGCATTACATTGCATCAAATAATCCAACTAATCCtaacaaaaatatgcactaGCGTTTATGTTTCGACAACAATTTCAACAATATTCGATCCAATGTCACAACACCTAAtcaatttttccttttttgaattaaaaaaaaaaaggagaatcgCAGCTAGCGTAGCATGAGTGAAACCGTCAAACCGGGACTTGCAGAAAACACGGAGCGTACAAAGTAAAAAGGGACAAGAAATGAATAACTGTACTAAGCAAGAGAGaaaagaattagaagaaaaagaagctcACTCTGAACGAAGGAAACGGGTCTTCGAAAATGTGGGAGCTGAGAGAAACGGAGATGAACACGCCCTTCTGTTCCTGAATCTCTGAAACAATCTAGCGTCTTCGATTGACAAAGATAGCCGCACATTACAAAATTACGTTACTGCCCTTTCCTCTTTTCGGGTTAATAAACTGGACCAGGCTAATTTCCTTACGACGATGGAGTTCGCGCGAAACGGTGTCGTTTCGCTTCTAGATTTTTCATTTCCCCTACCGATGAAAAACGAAAGGTTCGAAGGGGAAAACCGAGGATCTTCAACTACAATTCACAGGTAAAGATACTTCCCTTGTTGAGATCATATTGAACAACAATTTTTTGTGTTCTGTatttcatcttcctctattatTAGTAATTTTCACCGTTTATTTGAATTCTTCGTTTCTTTGTTCAGCTGAAGATAGTTATGATTAGAATTCAGAATTCAGAAAACTGTGTTGATTATGATGTTACTGTTCGTTCTTATATTATATGATATTATATACTTAGTGGCATTTACTATTTAGCACCATGATATCacagttgcattcatatagtcACAGTGTGATTAATGATtactaataatattaatatgtttttatttttgctgtTCATCTTCTGTTCGATATTTTGATTCTTAAGAGAGGATCAGTAAAACAGGTCAGAGTCATGGCTGCTTCAGAAGCTGTTCTGCAAGTTGTGTGTGGTTCAAGTTCTTATGATTTTCATTATGTGAGGTCCAATAAATCCAATGGATTTAACACAAGGAAAAGAAGTTCAGTGCATGTCCAAGTGCAAATTAGTTCAAGACAATTCTATGCTTCTAAGGGGAAGCATGTGTTTCACGGTACTAATAAATTGGAATCTCTTGTTTGTAACTGGAAACAGGTTGAAAGTGTCAATGGAAACACAAATAACGGTCATGAAGGTGCCTGGTCTAAGTTGGATAAAAGACAGAATTCAGGTTCTCTTGATGAGATTGTGACTGAGAGTGCACGACTTGGAGAAGTGATGGGGTTAGATGTTGCGGTAAAACATGATAATGGAGGTTTTACATCCAAGGACAAGTTGCATATTGATGGACTTCGTAGAGATTCATTGAACAAGTTCAGCGAGAATTCGATAGAGGATGAAGCATGGGATTTACTGAGGAGCTCTATTGTTTATTACTGTAATAATCCCATTGGAATCATTGCTGCTAATGATCCTAGCAGTACTGTTATATTGAACTATGATCAGGTCTTTATCCGTGACTTTGTACCTTCTGGGATAGCTTTCCTCTTGAAAGGGGAGTATGTATAGTGCGGAGTTTTATTCTTCATACCCTTCGGTTACAGGTAATTTCTTGAAATTTTACTTGATGGTTTATTCATCTTTACTAGTTATGCTAGTTGGTAGGGTAATAACTAATCAGGTTTTGGCAGAGTTGGGAGAAAACCATGGATTGTCATAGTCCTCGGCAAGGTTTGATGCCTGCTAGTTTCAAGGTGCGGACTATTCTCCTAGATGGAGGTGATGCTGCAACCGAAGATGTCTTCGATCCTGATTTTGGTGAAGCTGATTGGTCGTGTTGCACACTTGCACCAGTTGATTCTGGTGGCAATTCTTACTGCTCTATGACTCTTAATTATTAGTTCATACATGaatccttcttctttttctcccttttttgaaattttaattttcctgATGCTGCATTAAGTAGTAGCACTATAGTATTCTATTGGCAGGATTATGGTGGATTATATTGTTGTGAGCATATGGAAAATGCACTGGAGACTTATCCGTGCAAGAGAGAGTTGATGTGCAAACTGGAATTAAGATGATTTTAAAGGGGTGCCTGGCTGATGGTTTTGATATGTTTCCTACTTTGCTGGTAACCAATGGTTCATGTATGACTGATCGTCGGATGGGAATACATGGTCAGCCTTTGGAGATACAAGTTAGTTGCTCCTAGTTTTGCTTCTAAAATAGCCATCTTCTTATGAGGATATGGACCCTAGCCAATGAATACTAATTTGAAACTCCATGCTTGTTTTTGTTCCAAAAGGCATTGTTTTATTCAGCACTACTTTGTGCACGTGAGATGCTTACTCCAGAAGATGGATCAGCTGATCTTATTCGAGCACTTCACAATCGTCTAGTTGCATTATCATTTCATATAAGGGAGTATTACTGGATTGATATGAGAAAAGTCAATGAAATCTACAGATACAGAGGAATACTCCTATGATGCTGTTAACAAATTCAATATATATCCAGAGCAAATTCCTCCACGGTTGGTTGAATTTATGCCAAGCAAAGGAGGCTATTTGATTGGTAACCTGCAACTGGCTCGCATGGGCTTCCATTTCTTCTCCCTTGGAAACTTGTGGTCCATTGTAAGTAGTCTGGCCACTGCAGAACAATCACATGCAATTTTAGACCTTATTGAAGCAAAATGGGCAGGATTAGTAGCTGACATGCCATTCAAGATATGTTACCCGGCTATCGACGGACAGGCATGACGGATTATTACCGGAAGTGATCCAAGAACACGTATGCCATTCAACATTACTCTATCCAATGTTATAAACTTTTAGTTTCAATCATTTTCATTCACCTTTTATTTCCCTTGCAGTCCTTGGTCCTACCACGATGAAGGGTTGTGGCCAACTTTGCTCTGGCAGGTTAGTCCCTTGTCCTGCCTCTTCTTTCTCTTAACAGATACTATCTATGCTACCCTCATCTGCCAACCAATGGGCCTCGTCTATCTGTTGGTTGTCCAAAAACTTTAGCTAAATTGTTTAGGCAAATGAGAGGCAATTCGAACAAAAATGATGTATTTCCTTTTTCCATTTGGTCGAAGTTCTGACTTTTTTCAGAAACTTTCCACACCTATATTACAGTTCTTACTAGAAGTGGTATGCACAAATTGTCAATTGATGATTATCACAAaggtttcattttttttttatctttttggcAGCTTACTGTTGCGTGCATTAAGATGAATAGAGCAGATATTGCTTCAAAGGCCGCCCAAGTTGCTGAGAGGCGCATATCGAAAGACAAGTGGCCTGAGTATT belongs to Arachis duranensis cultivar V14167 chromosome 8, aradu.V14167.gnm2.J7QH, whole genome shotgun sequence and includes:
- the LOC110274827 gene encoding uncharacterized protein LOC110274827, whose protein sequence is MAITETMEKEVIETMQEEAKVAKISEEEADQHGGKELYHNASSVKSCDKSQVVKSRTDNSIITKPEIEELCSKNDSLSFDVVNCKVVETFTTPFRDETRRSGSSRLEEPDRLRVVSPVRRTDYEDGRSDHRRRSNNVDFAPYTDGAVSSKFQWDNLLEAKQLENATSSSSGFVYRFSGSGPMGPTGPPRSYGGFVSQQRENGGVHLPPRHCEHQQVGYGLSVSQPYTSALTPSPPPSLFGGQLGLLRSVGIGTDGDFEHVHVQIPKPNSVKVSNNNTHCSIMNRVLQRRERSDGVPCSNNGGFMSSRFQRPSIVDSIVEKIDGALGNIDSLRKGTPWKEEVKDAEQHFVEPLCCSKHVVPEYGTEDGHRDSEEGWSLRAYEKNAYTYSDYQGNCKVLPVLDHDQYVYKHGGVLDDKLMKTEVEMFDLGYGHGGKTFENQIWNAFPAASPHCHKRPQKSSYSTEPEERTPRKKEIIIQKIVTKRLRDTSGRMIHLPSSLGSCHRNVHARLGRRVLAEEEPCEAVKRIKKKELKRNLCELSRSVPGSDPSESEVKETSKHSKRSKSEPPEDSKEFKQLVQNAFFKFVRLLNENPSQRRKYIDRGGVDTLRCTLCGSKSKEFANTHSLAMHAFNSTKARHRAEHLGFHKALCVLLGWRDTPASDGLWVRQALPASEASNLKNDLIIWPPVVLIHNSSVTNSNPDKRVIISIEGLEAILNGMGFGGGKTKVSRGKPANYSILVVTFNATFSGLQEAERLHKFYSDKRHGRAEFQQIDDEGTQGTHSTNLHKENVLYGYLGNAEDLDKLDFESKKHSVVKSKKDIQAIVDDTLKAS
- the LOC107461864 gene encoding uncharacterized protein LOC107461864, which encodes MSEPPFRPREKLVEKQKYFQNIHKHTYLKGPYDKITSVAIPVALAATSLYMIGRGIYNMSHGIGKKE